Within Enterobacter sp. RHBSTW-00175, the genomic segment GCACAGTCCAGACCACAGCTTCCACTTTATTGGAGTGTGACCAGTTAGGGCTATACTTCGCATCTTTATTGCTCGCACGATACTTCCAGGCGAAACCAACAGCCATCAAAACGGCAGGAATAACCACAATCATCATCAGGCCAAATGCCGTCAGAATCAATGAACGTTGTTCCAGTCCAATCTGTCCTTTGGGGTCAAGTAGTGCAGAATCGCAGCCACTGAGTAATACAGTGCCTGCAAATAATGACAACCATCCCAAACTTTTATTGTATTTCCTGAGTCTCATTTAACGACCTCAATTCCACGGGAGTCTGGTGGCGTTTAAAGTGTGGGGGCATTTTACGGGAAGGTTACATTACTGTAAACATCATTAGACCTGTGTCAGGAAGGTGTTACCGGGTTCTGCCGCACATGTCACAAGTGTTGCAAATTATGTCGATTTTTAAGGTGAAAGCCGCGTGGTACGGGCGTTATAACGAAAGGACCCCCAAGCATACCCTAAAAGGGGCAATTGGTATAACCATTATCAAAAATATACAAAAAATTAACAATTAATTATCAATAAAAAGACAACTAAAAAACGAAAATTCAATCTTTCAAATGCTGAATCGTTTAATGAAAAATAGCTCACTGGAATGGGCTCCAATAATTTCCAAATTCTATCCCGCACAAAACAACAAATATTTTTTTTACCGACTGGCGGTTATTTCACCGTTATAATTTCGCTTAGTGATTACAACGAGAAATAACCTTTCGTTTTTTACTTCAGGTTGTGGGCATTTTACGTAATGCCAGGAAATCGAGCGCACAGCCAGTCAGGATCCCGGCGATAGCCAGCAGGGCTCCAGCGTTGAGCAGAAGGGCTTCGAAGGGAAGCGTAAGAGGGGTTGTTGCATTAACAATTAACACCACGAGCCATAATGCGAGCGCCAGGCAACCCACCATCAGCAGGCGTAAAGCAAATCGATAGGCGTGTTGATATTCGGTACGCGGCATAAAATGTTCGGTTTTCTGCGTATATTCCAGCGTCTGACGACAAACCAGTAACAATAAGATCCCCGGAACCGCAGCGACAACCGAGAAAAGATAGAACGTCGGCCAGCCGTGTGCTTCAACAAACCAGCCAGCTATCGGGCCTACATATACACGCCCTACGGCAGAAAGCGCCGAGAGCAGGGCAAACTGGGTGGCAGAAAACGACTTGTTGCACAAGGTCATCAGCAGCGCGACAAATGCCGCGGTCCCCATGCCACCGCACAGGTTTTCAAAGAAAACGGCGGTGGCCATGCTGATCATGTGCTTGTCGGTAATTGAAAGCATCCAGTAACCGGCGTTTGAAATGCCCTGCAAAATACCGAAGATTAACAGCGCCCGGAACAGCGTCAGTCGCTGCATCAACACACCGCCGTACAGTGCGCCGACGATGGTGGCAAAAAGCCCCAGCGTTTTGTTGACCACGCCGACTTCACCCGCATCAAACCCGACGCCACGGATCAGGAAGGTGGTCGTCAGGCTCATGGCGAATGCATCGCCAAGCTTATAAAGGACGATCAGCAGCAGGATTAGCCAGGCATTATTGCGGCCAAAGAAGTCACGCAGGGGTTCGGCCACCGCCTGTTCCAGGGAACGAGGAACAGGGATCACATCACTCGGTTCGGGTGCGAAAAGGGTGGCGATAATGCACGGGATAAGCAGGGCGGCCATCAGCCAGTACATGCCCTGCCAGCCAAGGTAACGGTCGGCAAGCCACAGCGCCAGCCCGCCGGAAACCAACATGCCCAGACGATAGCCCAGCACGCTGATAGCCGCGCCAGCACCGCGTTCCTCTGCGGGCAGAACGTCCGTTTTCCAGGCATCAAACACGATGTCCTGAGAGGCCGAACAGAATGCAATCACCACGGCCAGTGCTGCCATCCAGCGCAACTGGGTGGCTGGCTCAAGGAACCCCATGGCGGCGATCGCCAGCAACAGCAGAACCTGGGTCATCACCAGCCAACCGCGACGACGCCCCAGGAACGGTGGGGTGTAGCGATCCATAACCGGCGACCACAAGAATTTGAAGACGTACGCCTGCCCAACCAGAGAGAAGAAACCGATGGTTTTAAGATCGATGTTTTCTACGGTCATCCAGGCCTGAAGCGTGCCTGAGGTGAGCGCGAGCGGTAAACCGGAGGCGAAGCCAAGGATCAGCAGAATGGCTGATTTCGGTTGCTGGAAAATGCGTAAGTAGCGACTGGACATGAGCATATAGCGCTGACCCGGCGAAACGCCGGGTCAGGAAGCAGGATTAACGAGCGTTCTGCTTGATAAAGTCGTGGATGCTGGTGTCCTGAGCCATGTCGGAGATGGTGTCGGTCAGCACGCTGTTAACAGCGTCAGCAATATTTTTGTTGGAAGCCTGGAAAGCACCTTCAACGGAGTAGCTGGCGCGGTAGTTTTTGTTCATCTTATTGCCGTTCTTCGCGGTAGCGATGATGGCGATATCCGCTTTGGTGGCGATGTTGTAACGCACGTTACCCTGGGAAACGTCTGCATAGAGGTTGTTCACGATGATCTGCAAATCAACAGCACCGCTTGGGCCAATCATATAACCGCGTGCGGTCATTTGTTTCTCGAGCACTTCCTGCAACAGGAAGCGCAGGTCGCGGGAGGCGGTCAGCGTTACCTGCTGGTTGTCGCGCGTCACTTTTGCCAGTGCCTGATCCTGACGCTGGTCTGCACCGTTAATGCTGACGGTCACGCCCATCAGGCTAGGATCCTGCTGAGGCAGGGTGATTTTTGGTGAGACATCAATCGTTGTTGGCGGGGTAGCGCAGCCTGCCAGCATAAAAAGTGCTACCAACGGAAAGAAGAGTTTTTTTAACATTTTCGGGTTCTCAACGAATCGTAAGCATATAGAGAGAAAAATTGCCGCCATCATAACATCGCCAACGGCCAGGGGAAGTGGTCAACGCATGTAAATTCATCGTCTTGTCTGAAAACTGACCAGCTTAGTGTTTTTCTCCGCCCGTGAATGACAAAACGTATGAGCCTCACAGTGAACTTCATCCGTTTGGCTGAGAAAATCAGACGAAAGCTAAATATTTGTTGTGTTGTTGTAATGGAAACGGTAAAAGCGGCTAACATTTAAAGGGATGGGTGACATCTTAGCGTTGTCGGAGGAGTGATTTCATGATGATACGTGAGCAAATAGAAGACAAATTAAGGGCAGCGTTCAACCCCGTTTTCCTCGAAGTCGTCGATGAAAGCTATCGTCACAACGTACCGGCAGGGTCTGAAAGTCATTTTAAAGTGGTGTTGGTAAGTGACCGCTTCGCTGGAGAGCGTTTTCTTAATAGACACCGTATGATCTACGGCACGTTAACCGAAGAACTTTCGGCAACGGTTCATGCACTGGCGCTTCATACATACACAATCAAAGAATGGGAAGGCTTGCAGGATACGGTTTTTGCATCGCCGCCTTGTCGTGGCGCAGGCACCATCGCCTGAAAAATCGTATTTGCAACCGCTGGAGTTTTTCCAGTATGTTGCTAGCAGATTACGTCAAAACGGCCTCCGGGCCGTTTTGTTTTGTCTGAGTTTTGAGCGTATGGTGCGTTTTTAAGGCTAAAAATAGCCTTAAAGTGTGAAAAAAGCCGCAGCAACATACCCTAACCGTTCTCGACTCACCTAAGTGATGCCGCTATAATGCCGCGTCTTAATGAATG encodes:
- the ampG gene encoding muropeptide MFS transporter AmpG; the encoded protein is MSSRYLRIFQQPKSAILLILGFASGLPLALTSGTLQAWMTVENIDLKTIGFFSLVGQAYVFKFLWSPVMDRYTPPFLGRRRGWLVMTQVLLLLAIAAMGFLEPATQLRWMAALAVVIAFCSASQDIVFDAWKTDVLPAEERGAGAAISVLGYRLGMLVSGGLALWLADRYLGWQGMYWLMAALLIPCIIATLFAPEPSDVIPVPRSLEQAVAEPLRDFFGRNNAWLILLLIVLYKLGDAFAMSLTTTFLIRGVGFDAGEVGVVNKTLGLFATIVGALYGGVLMQRLTLFRALLIFGILQGISNAGYWMLSITDKHMISMATAVFFENLCGGMGTAAFVALLMTLCNKSFSATQFALLSALSAVGRVYVGPIAGWFVEAHGWPTFYLFSVVAAVPGILLLLVCRQTLEYTQKTEHFMPRTEYQHAYRFALRLLMVGCLALALWLVVLIVNATTPLTLPFEALLLNAGALLAIAGILTGCALDFLALRKMPTT
- a CDS encoding lipoprotein → MLKKLFFPLVALFMLAGCATPPTTIDVSPKITLPQQDPSLMGVTVSINGADQRQDQALAKVTRDNQQVTLTASRDLRFLLQEVLEKQMTARGYMIGPSGAVDLQIIVNNLYADVSQGNVRYNIATKADIAIIATAKNGNKMNKNYRASYSVEGAFQASNKNIADAVNSVLTDTISDMAQDTSIHDFIKQNAR
- the bolA gene encoding transcriptional regulator BolA; the protein is MMIREQIEDKLRAAFNPVFLEVVDESYRHNVPAGSESHFKVVLVSDRFAGERFLNRHRMIYGTLTEELSATVHALALHTYTIKEWEGLQDTVFASPPCRGAGTIA